From the Streptomyces sp. Sge12 genome, the window TTAAGGGTTCCCCGGCGCCCGTATGGACCCCGTCAAGGCGTCTTAACACCGGGGTGAAGACACGGTTGTCTCGTCATCGGCCAACTGGCTGATTCATCTCTTCCCACTTCACTCAGGAGCTCGCGATGGCCGATCTGGCCTTCGTCGTCACCACGGTCGCGGTGTTCGCGCTGGTGGCTCTCATCGCCCGGGGGGTGACCAAGCTGTGACTGTCGAGAACGTTGTCGGCCTCGTCGTGGCCGTCTCACTGCTCGGATACCTCGTCCTCGCCCTTGTGTACCCGGAGAGGTTCTGAGCAGATATGAGCCCCGTAACCGCTGGTGTGCTCCAGCTGCTCGCGCTGATCGCCGCGCTCGCGCTGGCCTACCGTCCCCTCGGCGACTACATGGCCCGGGTCTACTCCTCCGAGAAGCACTACAAGCCGGAGAAGTGGATCTACAAGGTCATCGGCGCCAACCCGTCGGCCGAGATGCGCTGGCCCGCCTACCTGCGCGCCGTCCTCGCCTTCTCCGCTGTGAGCGTCCTGTTCCTCTACGGCATGCAGCGCCTTCAGGGCAGCCTGCCCGGTTCGCTCGGCTTCGTGTCGATCGACCCGGACCAGGCCTTCAACACCGCCGCGTCCTTCGTCGCCAACACCAACTGGCAGTCGTACTACGGCGAGCAGGCCATGGGCCACGTCGTGCAGACCGGCGGCCTCGCGGTGCAGAACTTCGTCTCCGCCGCCGTGGGCATGGCCGTCGCGGTCGCCCTCGTACGGGGCTTCGCGCGCTCGCGCACCGGTGAACTCGGCAACTTCTGGTCGGACCTGGTGCGCGGCACCGTCCGCATCCTGCTCCCGATCTCCGTGATCGGCGCGGTCGTCCTGGTCGCCTGCGGTGTCGTCCAGAACTTCGCGGGCATCCACGAGGTCGGCCAGTTCATGGGCGGCACCCAGCAGTGGAGCGGCGGGGCGGTCGCCTCGCAGGAGGTCATCAAGGAGCTGGGCACGAACGGCGGCGGTTACTTCAACGCCAATTCCGCGCACCCCTTCGAGAACCCGACCCCCTTCTCGAACCTCTTCGAGATCTTCCTCATCCTCGTCATCCCGTTCGCGCTGACCCGGACCTTCGGCCGGATGGTCGGCAACCTGCGCCAGGGCTACGCGATCCTGGCCACGATGGGCATCATCTGGATCGCGTTCACCGGCCTGATGATGTGGACCGAGTTCGCCCACCACGGCCCGGTGCCGGACGTCGCGGGTGGCGCGATGGAGGGCAAGGAGACGCGCTTCGGGATCGGCGGTTCGTCGATCTTCGCCGTGGCCACGACGCTGACGTCGACCGGCGCGGTCAACTCCTTCCACTCCTCGTACACGGGCTTCGGCGGCGGCATCACGATGCTGGGCATGCAGCTCGGTGAGATCGCGCCCGGCGGTGTGGGCTCCGGCCTCTACGGCATGCTGATCATGGCGATCATCGCGGTGTTCATCGCGGGTCTGATGGTCGGCCGCACCCCGGAGTACCTGGGCAAGAAAATCGGCACCCGCGAGATCAAGCTGGCGGCCTGCTACATCCTGGTCACCCCGGCCCTGGTGCTGTGCTTCACCGCCGCGGCGATGGCCCTGCCCACGCCGGGCAACTCGATGACGAACTCCGGCGCGCACGGCTTCTCGGAGATCCTCTACGCCTACACGTCGGGCGCCAACAACAACGGCTCAGCCTTCGCGGGTCTGAACGCCGACACGCAATGGTTCAACTCGACCATCGGCATAGCGATGCTGCTGGGCCGCTTCCTGCCCATGGTGTTCGTCCTCGCGCTCGCCGGTGCGCTCGCCGAGCAGAAGCCCGTTCCCGAGACCGCGGGCACGCTGCGCACCGACAAGCCGCTCTACGCCGGCCTGCTCGTCGGCACGATCGTCATCATCACCGGCCTGACCTACTTCCCCGCCCTCGCGCTGGGTCCGCTCGCTGAAGGGCTCGCCTCATGAGCACCATCACTCCTACCCGTGCTCCGCACGAGGACATTCCCACCGCGCACAAGCCCGCGGCCGGCCGCGTCGGCGGGGGGTTGTTCGATCCCAGGGC encodes:
- the kdpF gene encoding K(+)-transporting ATPase subunit F, with the protein product MTVENVVGLVVAVSLLGYLVLALVYPERF
- the kdpA gene encoding potassium-transporting ATPase subunit KdpA, which codes for MSPVTAGVLQLLALIAALALAYRPLGDYMARVYSSEKHYKPEKWIYKVIGANPSAEMRWPAYLRAVLAFSAVSVLFLYGMQRLQGSLPGSLGFVSIDPDQAFNTAASFVANTNWQSYYGEQAMGHVVQTGGLAVQNFVSAAVGMAVAVALVRGFARSRTGELGNFWSDLVRGTVRILLPISVIGAVVLVACGVVQNFAGIHEVGQFMGGTQQWSGGAVASQEVIKELGTNGGGYFNANSAHPFENPTPFSNLFEIFLILVIPFALTRTFGRMVGNLRQGYAILATMGIIWIAFTGLMMWTEFAHHGPVPDVAGGAMEGKETRFGIGGSSIFAVATTLTSTGAVNSFHSSYTGFGGGITMLGMQLGEIAPGGVGSGLYGMLIMAIIAVFIAGLMVGRTPEYLGKKIGTREIKLAACYILVTPALVLCFTAAAMALPTPGNSMTNSGAHGFSEILYAYTSGANNNGSAFAGLNADTQWFNSTIGIAMLLGRFLPMVFVLALAGALAEQKPVPETAGTLRTDKPLYAGLLVGTIVIITGLTYFPALALGPLAEGLAS